One window from the genome of Dermacentor silvarum isolate Dsil-2018 chromosome 7, BIME_Dsil_1.4, whole genome shotgun sequence encodes:
- the LOC119459250 gene encoding histone H3, whose product MNALGRGTYGCQVLFPSDNGTKQTARKSTGGKAPRKQLATKAARKSAPATGGVKKPHRYRPGTVALREIRRYQKSTELLIRKLPFQRLVREIAQDFKTDLRFQSSAVMALQEASEAYLVGLFEDTNLCAIHAKRVTIMPKDIQLARRIRGERA is encoded by the coding sequence atgaacgctctggggcgcggtacctacgggtgccaagtcctcttcccatctgacaacggcacaaAGCAAACCGCCCGCAAGAGTACCGGCGGGAAGGCTCCGCGTAAGCAGCTTGCCACCAAGGCTGCTCGCAAGAGTGCACCTGCCACCGGCGGTGTCAAGAAGCCGCATCGTTATAGGCCGGGCACCGTGGCCCTGCGTGAAATCCGTCGTTACCAGAAGTCGACCGAGCTGCTGATCCGCAAGCTGCCGTTCCAGCGCCTGGTGAGGGAAATCGCGCAGGACTTCAAGACCGACCTGCGATTCCAGAGCTCGGCTGTGATGGCTCTTCAGGAGGCTAGCGAGGCCTACCTGGTCGGTCTCTTCGAGGACACCAACCTGTGCGCCATCCATGCCAAGCGCGTTACCATCATGCCCAAGGACATCCAGCTGGCCCGCCGCATCCGTGGCGAGCGTGCCTAA